One window from the genome of Acidihalobacter ferrooxydans encodes:
- the apaG gene encoding Co2+/Mg2+ efflux protein ApaG, with translation MSETSRYQIDVEVETQYLPTESAPDQGRYVFAYTITLHNTGEVPARLLSRHWLITDEDGDVQEVRGPGVVGEHPYLRPGESFRYTSGTRLGTAVGSMRGTYQLVADDGTHFDAEIKPFVLSAPRTLH, from the coding sequence ATGAGTGAAACCAGCCGTTATCAGATCGACGTCGAAGTCGAAACCCAGTATCTGCCCACCGAATCGGCTCCCGATCAGGGCCGCTATGTGTTCGCCTACACGATCACCTTGCACAACACCGGCGAGGTTCCCGCGCGCCTGCTGTCGCGCCACTGGCTGATCACCGACGAAGACGGCGATGTGCAGGAAGTGCGCGGCCCCGGCGTGGTCGGCGAGCATCCCTACCTACGCCCCGGCGAATCATTCCGCTACACCAGCGGCACCCGGCTCGGCACCGCCGTCGGCAGCATGCGCGGCACGTACCAACTGGTCGCCGACGATGGCACGCATTTCGACGCCGAGATCAAACCTTTCGTGCTGAGCGCGCCGCGCACGCTGCACTGA
- a CDS encoding class I SAM-dependent methyltransferase has translation MSLRGPYTLWSAFYDAVVERATAPVRARSLALLGAPDGQQILLDGIGTGLDLPHLPPGNHYVGVDLTPAMLHRAELRAQQLGLAIDLREGDVQHLNLPDACFDSVIMHLILAVVPDTVATLREAARVLRPGGRLLILDKFLKPGQRAPLRRLISPLLGRLATRTNVVFEDALVQVPGLRVLDDQPALAGGWFRHILLEKS, from the coding sequence ATGTCGCTGCGCGGCCCGTACACGCTCTGGTCGGCCTTCTACGACGCCGTCGTCGAACGCGCCACTGCGCCCGTACGCGCCCGCAGTCTGGCCCTGCTCGGCGCGCCTGACGGACAACAGATTCTGCTCGACGGCATCGGCACCGGCCTCGACCTGCCGCATCTGCCGCCCGGCAATCACTACGTCGGCGTCGACCTCACCCCGGCCATGCTGCACCGTGCCGAACTACGCGCGCAGCAGCTCGGTCTCGCCATTGATTTACGCGAAGGCGACGTGCAGCACCTGAACCTGCCCGATGCCTGTTTCGACAGCGTGATCATGCATCTCATCCTCGCCGTGGTTCCCGACACCGTCGCCACCTTGCGCGAAGCCGCGCGCGTGCTGCGCCCGGGCGGGCGGCTGCTGATCCTCGACAAATTCCTCAAACCGGGCCAGCGCGCGCCGCTGCGCCGACTGATCAGCCCATTGCTCGGGCGGCTCGCCACGCGCACCAACGTGGTTTTCGAGGATGCGCTCGTCCAGGTGCCCGGCCTGCGCGTGCTCGACGACCAGCCCGCGCTCGCCGGCGGCTGGTTCCGCCACATCCTGCTGGAAAAAAGCTGA
- a CDS encoding symmetrical bis(5'-nucleosyl)-tetraphosphatase: protein MAVYAVGDLQGCLEPLHRLLDRLRFDPAADQLWLVGDLVNRGPQSLETLRFVRGLGAAATAVLGNHDLHLLALAAGVGKPKRSDTLQTVLDAPDAGELLDWLRHRPLLHHDAALGWTLVHAGLPPQWDLAQARACAAEVEQALRSSQSAQFFAHMYGDQPTHWSASLSGTQRLRYVMNALTRMRYITADGGLEHVCKTAPEQAPAGLTPWFRVPHRRNRDVRIVFGHWSTLNLIREANLLALDTGCLWGGTLTAAQLDDPDLGITAVACAQAKRPNTAKKRRRRREDR from the coding sequence ATGGCGGTCTATGCGGTCGGCGACCTGCAGGGCTGCCTGGAGCCGCTGCACCGCCTGCTCGACCGATTGCGCTTCGACCCCGCCGCCGACCAACTCTGGCTGGTCGGCGATCTGGTCAACCGCGGCCCGCAGTCACTGGAAACACTGCGCTTCGTGCGTGGCCTCGGCGCAGCCGCGACTGCCGTGCTCGGCAACCACGATCTGCATCTGCTCGCGCTCGCCGCAGGCGTCGGCAAACCCAAACGCAGCGACACGCTGCAAACCGTGCTCGATGCGCCCGATGCCGGGGAACTTCTCGACTGGCTGCGCCATCGTCCCTTGCTGCATCACGATGCCGCGCTGGGCTGGACTCTCGTCCACGCCGGCCTCCCGCCGCAGTGGGATCTTGCCCAGGCCCGTGCCTGCGCCGCCGAGGTCGAGCAAGCGCTGCGCAGTTCGCAGAGCGCGCAGTTCTTTGCGCACATGTACGGCGACCAGCCCACGCACTGGTCGGCGAGTCTCAGCGGCACACAGCGCCTGCGCTATGTCATGAACGCGCTCACCCGCATGCGTTATATCACTGCGGACGGAGGGCTGGAGCATGTCTGCAAGACCGCGCCCGAGCAGGCGCCCGCCGGCCTCACCCCGTGGTTCCGCGTGCCGCACCGGCGCAACCGCGACGTGCGCATCGTCTTTGGCCACTGGTCCACGCTCAACCTGATCCGGGAAGCCAACCTGCTCGCCCTCGACACCGGCTGCCTGTGGGGCGGCACACTGACTGCCGCACAGTTGGATGACCCGGATCTCGGCATCACGGCAGTCGCCTGCGCGCAGGCAAAACGGCCGAACACGGCCAAGAAACGACGCCGGCGGCGCGAAGACCGCTAG